In a single window of the Rhizoctonia solani chromosome 16, complete sequence genome:
- a CDS encoding membrane-bound transcription factor site-2 protease, protein MALGYMLLFWSCLMVFRGLGSNLGTNNPTDLEDEPLSSSEGSLMGGTGLAVQPIIPGVTVPLSHVPILLGALLVSQVIHEAGHAFTAVIESVPINSVGIGLFVCLPSAFVSLGSAAFDKLSPVPRMRIATAGAYHNIVLWLIIAILGWSDINNIMNQGWTGWGTPLGPYRSVDDLGVAIRSIEQESDLSYHLFPGDIITRIEDTILSRAHLLKERRTPLQLWHDLLLHHHHNVTIDDLPDMGCPSSLVCFAPAVSYAKNTGRCLDAFKVFDPPETPMAISHGRCASKCITADTAVAEDEPDQVCVRSKGITRIGVVRNNQDEKTILWSGPSEEIWEQVRVTDIAPRYWFVPSGLPDLVALFVSYTSTITLSLYFLNLLPIRHLDGAQVLSALLDLYAPQPSSFLPPSPGLTIEEGPSGYPLTSESSARRPRISRRHTPSSRSQASNLLHIQEPEDPNWISKNRAMIERIAEGTAIGLVAITAAGNVWILSRST, encoded by the exons ATGGCGCTCGGGTACATGCTTCTGTTCTGGTCATGCTTGATGGTCTTCCGTGGGCTGGGGTCAAATCTGGGGACCAACAATCCAACCGACCTTGAAGATGAACCGTTATCGAGTAGCGAGGGATCTCTAATGGGAGGGACAGGGCTCGCAGTACAACCAATC ATACCAGGGGTGACGGTACCGCTTTCGCACGTTCCGATTCTCCTCGGGGCGCTCTTGGTTAGCCAGGTTATCCACGAAGCGGGGCATGCATTTACGGCTGTAAT AGAGTCTGTGCCAATAAACTCTGTCGGGATTGGCCTATTCGTCTGTCTGCCGTCAGCATTCGTATCCCTCGGATCAGCAGCGTTCGACAAGCTCTCGCCTGTGCCTCGAATGCGGATTGCAACAGCGGGGGCATATCATAACATCGTGCTATGGCTTATAATTGCTATACTTGGTTG GTCTGATATAAACAATATTATGAATCAGGGGTGGACTGGTTGGGGAACTCCATTGGGTCCGTATAGGTCGGTCGACGACTTGGGAGTTGCAATACGATCGATCGAACAG GAATCGGACTTATCATACCACTTGTTTCCGGGAGATATCATCACACGTATTGAAGATACGATACTATCCCGAGCACATCTACTTAAGGAGCGTCGAACTCCCCTTCAATTGTGGCATGACTTGTTGCTACATCACCATCACAATGTCACGATAGACGACTTGCCCGACATGGGCTG CCCTTCTTCGCTTGTATGCTTTGCTCCAGCGGTCTCCTACGCTAAAAATACCGGAAGATGTCTGGATGCTTTCAAAGTGTTCGATCCGCCGGAGACACCCATGGCTATTTCTCATGGCCGCTGCGCGAGCAAATGTATTACTGCTGACACAGCAGTCGCAGAAGACGAGCCAGATCAAGTGTGCGTCCGGTCAAAAGGCATAACTAGAATCGGAGTCGTGAGAAACAACCAAGACGAGAAAACGATTCTGTGGAGTGGGCCGAGCGAGGAGATTTGGGAACAGG TCCGAGTGACCGATATTGCGCCTAGATACTGGTTTGTCCCGTCGGGCTTGCCGGACCTCGTCGCATTATTTGTTTC ATACACATCAACGATAACACTTTCTCTTTACTTTCTGAACCTCCTCCCGATCCGTCATCTCGATGGCGCACAGGTTCTAAGCGCGCTCCTGGACTTGTACGCTCCCCAACCAAGTTCTTTCCTTCCGCCTAGCCCAGGTCTAACGATAGAAGAGGGACCAAGCGGCTACCCGCTCACGTCCGAATCATCAGCTCGTCGCCCCCGAATATCACGTAGACATACACCGTCGTCAAGATCTCAAGCGTCGAACCTACTGCACATCCAAGAGCCAGAAGACCCGAATTGGATCAGCAAAAACAGAGCCATGATAGAAAGAATCGCAGAAGGCACGGCGATTGGGCTAGTAGCAATCACAGCGGCGGGTAACGTGTGGATTCTTTCTCGATCAACCTAG
- a CDS encoding eukaryotic translation initiation factor 2A, with product MHYGGNSIKLLTGNSHPELAQAIAERLNILLVPCVVKNFSNGEIDVKISESVRDEDVFILQSGCFDVNDNLMELLILISACKTASARRITAVIPCYPYARQAQKDKSRAPITAKLVANMLATAGADHLITMDLHASQIQGFFDLPVDNLYTEPSVVRYIKLEIRGWQNSIVVSPDAGGAKRASAIADRLGTEFALIHRQKAGGETQNGATGSHLANGVNGFVNGLTNGAIEGVTVNGSSNGHVSDGSERMQLLVGDVKDKIAILVDDMIDTGRTVSLAARLLKEAGAKEIYVIVSHGLFAEANLKQLATLPIERLVVTNTIPQTANEAVCEARERDALVHTSSQHKMSTETQQYAFRSQKQLGLVGGLPEFAPIDAFEKPSTTSRAYTYSQDGRLFAYILPVGVCIVDAGTFKVVQVIEVPNIVELSFSPLATFLQTWERPQKLEEGVQHKNLRIWSVADGSELTSFTQKGQEGWALQFTVSESHALRVVGQDIQVFSPAEWGNGVVDKLRVEGVTSVSVSPAAQNPSLAVFIGEKKGAPATVRIYSLAALGGAPACQKTFYKADKATFKWNAAGTHVLLFTQTDVDNSNKSYYGETNLYFLSAKGDFDCRVTLDKEGPIHDFTWSPNSKEFGVIYGYIPAKAVLFDQRVRPIHDFGSHPINFISYNPQSRLVALAGFGNLAGKIDIYDRRTLAKVTTIDAPNTTWCQWSPCGRFLLTATLSPRLRVDNGVKIWHCTGPLIHVQLEEELYQVSWQPITAGTVEPFGQSLPVAPAPTSSVALLAPAKPAAAKPAGAYRPPGARGLATPSIFKREDEGGAAYVSSNGTTNHPQPYRPNGRGGGPRHVPGAGSPAPSPSPKPGQGQGKKKGKKDKDKVEAVVPEPEPEPPAPAEPDPVAKKIRNLNKKLKAIDELKQKLARGDKLEVTQVQKIDAENDIRKELAALET from the exons ATGCACTACGGAGGTAACTCTATCAAGTTATTGACTGGAAACAGCCACCCAGAGCTGGCACAAGCTATTGCAGAGCG ACTGAACATTCTTCTCGTACCATGTGTGGTGAAAAACTTTTCGAATGGAGAGATTGACGTCAAGATCTCTGAATCCGTGCGCGATGAAGATGTGTTTATTCTGCAGTCCGGATGCTTCGACGTCAACGACAATCTCATGGAACTGCTTATTCTCATCTCTGCATGCAAAACTGCCTCTGCTCGTCGCATTACGGCCGTGATCCCGTGCTACCCCTATGCCCGGCAGGCACAAAAAGACAAATCGCGTGCTCCGATTACGGCTAAGCTCGTTGCAAATATGCTCGCAACTGCTGGAGCAGACCATTTGATCACGATGGATCTTCACGCGAGCCAGATTCAAGGATTTTTCGACCTACCAGTCGACAACCTCTATACCGAGCCCAGTGTGGTCCGTTATATCAAGCTGGAGATTCGGGGTTGGCAAAATTCGATTGTCGTTAGTCCCGATGCAGGTGGTGCTAAGCG AGCTTCTGCCATCGCCGATCGTCTGGGAACCGAGTTTGCACTCATTCACCGTCAGAAGGCGGGCGGTGAAACCCAGAATGGAGCTACCGGCTCCCACCTTGCCAACGGAGTTAACGGATTTGTCAATGGGTTGACCAATGGCGCAATCGAGGGCGTAACGGTCAACGGTTCATCCAATGGTCATGTCTCAGATGGCTCGGAGCGAATGCAGCTCTTGGTTGGGGACGTTAAGGACAAG ATTGCTATCTTGGTCGATGATATGATTGATACAGGGCGCACGGTCAGCTTGGCTGCCCGTCTACTAAAAGAAGCTGGTGCTAAGGAAATTTACGTGATTGTTTCTCATG GTTTATTTGCCGAGGCCAACTTGAAACAACTGGCGACCTTGCCAATTGAACGACTCGTAGTAACCAACACAATCCCACAAACGGCGAATGAAGCTGTTTGTGAGG CCCGCGAGAGAGACGCCCTAGTCCACACCAGCAGCCAACATAAAATGTCGACCGAGACCCAGCAATATGCTT TTCGCTCCCAAAAGCAATTAGGGCTTGTAGGGGGACTTCCCGAGTTTGCTCCCATTGATGCATTTGAGAA GCCATCAACAACTTCGAGGGCCTACACCTACAGCCAGGACGGCCGTCTATTTGCTTACATTCTCCCAGTGGGCGTGTGCATTGTGGATGCTGGGACCTTCAAAGTTGTACAGGTCATCGAAGTTCCGAACATTGTCGAGCTCTCATTCTCGCCCCTCGCAACATTCTTACAGACCTGGGAGCGCCCTCAAAAGCTCGAAGAAGGGGTACAGCACAAGAACCTACGGATCTGGAGCGTAGCAGATGGGTCAGAACTCACCTCGTTCActcaaaagggacaagaagGCTGGGCGCTTCAATTTACTGTGAGTGAATCACACGCACTCCGTGTGGTggggcaggacatccaggtgTTTAGTCCTGCCGAATGGGGAAATGGGGTCGTCGACAAACTGCGTGTCGAAGGGGTCACGAGTGTCTCCGTCAGCCCGGCCGCCCAGAACCCATCTCTTGCGGTGTTTATTGGCGAGAAAAAAGGTGCGCCGGCGACGGTGCGCATATACAGTCTTGCTGCGTTGGGAGGAGCCCCGGCGTGCCAAAAGACTTTTTACAAAGCAGACAAGGCGACCTTCAAGTGGAATGCGGCTGGCACGCATGTTTTGCTCTTCACTCAGACAGACGTCGACAATTCGAACAAGAGTTACTATGGCGAGACCAACCTGTACTTCCTCAGCGCCAAGGGGGACTTTGATTGCCGCGTCACACTAG ACAAAGAAGGCCCAATCCATGACTTTACGTGGAGCCCGAACTCGAAGGAGTTTGGCGTCATCTACGGAT ATATACCCGCCAAAGCGGTCCTGTTTGATCAACGTGTTCGACCGATACACGATTTTGGATCACATCCCATCAACTTTATTTCCTACAATCCGCAGTCACGACTCGTTGCGCTTGCTGGATTTGGCAATCTCGCGGGGAAAATTGACATTTACGACCGCCGTACGCTGGCCAAAGTGACTACGATCGACGCTCCGAACACAACTTGGTGCCAATGGAGTCCCTGTGGCCGGTTCCTCTTGACGGCGACACTCTCGCCGAGACTGAGGGTTGACAACGGAGTCAAGATTTGGCATTGCACTGGGCCTTTGATTCACGTGCAGTTGGAAGAGGAGTTGTACCAG GTATCTTGGCAACCCATAACTGCAGGAACAGTCGAACCGTTTGGGCAATCACTCCCCGTGGCCCCGGCTCCGACCTCGAGCGTTGCCCTCTTAGCTCCAGCCAAACCGGCAG CTGCAAAACCGGCAGGCGCGTACCGCCCGCCCGGCGCACGCGGCTTGGCCACACCTAGCATCTTCAAGCGCGAGGACGAGGGCGGGGCGGCATACGTCTCGTCCAACGGAACGACGAACCACCCGCAGCCGTATCGCCCCAACGGACGCGGCGGTGGACCTCGTCACGttccgggagcgggttctCCGGCGCCCAGTCCGAGTCCAAAGCCTGGTCAAGGCCAAGGGAAAAAGAAGGGCAAGAAGGATAAAGACAAGGTCGAGGCGGTTGTTCCTGAGCCTGAGCCCGAGCCACCTGCGCCCGCTGAGCCCGACCCGGTCGCGAAGAAGATTCGGAATCTGAACAAGAAGTTAAAGGCCATTGATG AACTGAAGCAGAAACTCGCGCGCGGGGACAAGCTCGAGGTGACCCAGGTACAAAAGATCGATGCGGAGAACGACATTCGCAAAGAGTTGGCCGCGTTGGAAACATAG
- a CDS encoding Serine/threonine-protein kinase yields MSNNKMEAPVPPPPLGWNFDTTTTPATPLKLDIANLSPVQIPTHPRTLHRLPTPDPSRTFNSSLGSDVSSALVLSPEQSEPTGTLSAADTGSETVQNSPKTAKLSVLQLNIHDFSHSIGRLAPLPPGSRPSRPHGYCV; encoded by the coding sequence ATGAGCAATAACAAGATGGAAGCCCCCGTCCCACCACCTCCATTGGGCTGGAACTTTGACACGACAACAACTCCAGCGACGCCACTCAAGCTGGACATTGCCAACTTGTCTCCTGTCCAGATCCCGACTCACCCGCGGACACTCCATCGACTGCCCACCCCCGATCCATCCAGGACCTTCAACTCGAGCCTGGGCTCCGATGTCTCCTCGGCCCTGGTGCTCAGTCCGGAACAGTCCGAGCCGACCGGTACGTTGAGTGCAGCAGACACCGGCTCGGAGACGGTCCAAAACTCGCCCAAGACGGCCAAACTCTCCGTCTTGCAGCTCAACATACACGACTTTAGCCATAGCATTGGCCGACTCGCTCCCCTTCCACCCGGATCTCGCCCCTCCCGTCCCCACGGGTACTGCGTCTGA
- a CDS encoding CAMK/CAMK-Unique protein kinase — translation MSETLLRRLWGELCRAVGWMHSVALVHRDIKLENILVTSNPFTQPVPPLTTPLLKLTDFGLSRFIDPDNPKLTTRCGSEEYAAPEIIMGSPYDGRETDAWACGVVLFALSTGVLPFADPSGVSPAPSTHSAHSPTQQRRSYLLRIAQCQYDPRELGEGVRRIVGRLLVRSPEKRAKIAELWSDPWMRGAGAPPPPPGWSDNEQDAQELNGEEHEAAYLVDKESIASVARQEIPVV, via the exons ATGTCGGAAACGCTGTTGAGGCGATTATGGGGCGAACTTTGTCGTGCGGTCGGGTGGATGCATAGCGTTGCGCTCGTCCATCGGGACATTAAACTCGAAA ATATCCTTGTCACATCCAACCCGTTCACGCAACCCGTTCCTCCACTGACCACGCCTCTGCTCAAACTCACAGACTTTGGTCTCTCACGGTTTATTGATCCAGACAATCCAAAATTGACGACCCGATGCGGATCCGAGGAGTATGCCGCGCCTGAAATTATCATGGGTTCGCCTTACGACGGACGCGAAACCGACGCTTGGGCATGCGGAGTCGTCTTGTTCGCGCTATCCACGGGTGTACTCCCGTTCGCTGACCCATCCGGGGTGTCCCCCGCGCCATCTACCCACTCGGCCCATTCCCCGACCCAGCAGCGCCGCTCGTACCTGCTGAGGATCGCGCAGTGCCAGTATGACCCGCGCGAACTGGGCGAAGGCGTGCGAAGGATCGTGGGCAGACTGTTGGTTCGTAGTCCCGAGAAACGAGCCAAGATCGCCGAGTTGTGGAGTGATCCATGGATGAGAGGTGCCGGTGCCCCGCCCCCTCCGCCCGGATGGAGTGACAATGAACAAGATGCTCAAGAATTGAACGGAGAAGAACACGAAGCTGCGTATTTGGTCGACAAGGAAAGCATCGCAAGTGTCGCTCGACAGGAAATACCGGTTGTCTAA
- a CDS encoding calcipressin, which translates to MDQPSSADHSHEAKSTTPPQATNTLIVPSLPPSFFDPLVLQVLRDLFASYGELHSWAPLRGLARIILVYWDERSAEDAKAGTDGLSLGHDSEGPEFVLRVFRGAPTPTRTAQPSMLAVPALEKNFLISPPGSPPVGWEPVVEDPPNKDALAADLIEALRRLQLSREGGVEVLVSSEDSHVPAVHLEGEWNEDESVGRGGSGIGMVKATVASMGGSGSGIATPVGSSWMNGERVAIQKIPTARPPLPNEST; encoded by the exons ATGGATCAGCCTTCCAGTGCCGACCATTCCCATGAGGCCAAGTCCACCACTCCGCCTCAGGCGACCAATACGTTAATCGTACCCTCACTTCCGCCGTCATTCTTTGACCCCCTTGTCCTTCAAGTCCTACGCGATCTCTTTGCCTCGTATGGCGAGCTCCATTCGTGGGCGCCTCTCCGCGGTTTGGCTCGAATCATCCTTGTGTATTGGGACGAGCGGAGTGCCGAGGATGCCAAAGCCGGAACCGACGGGCTGAGCTTGGGACATGACTCGGAAGG ACCAGAGTTCGTATTACGCGTGTTCCGGGGAGCGCCGACTCCAACCCGAACCGCCCAGCCTTCGATGCTCGCGGTCCCAGCGCTCGAGAAGAACTTTTTGATATCCCCACCGGGATCGCCGCCTGTGGGATGGGAGCCCGTGGTCGAAGATCCACCCAACAAGGATGCTCTCGCGGCCGATCTGATTGAGGCGCTCAGGCGATTGCAGCTGTCACGAGAGGGTGGAGTCGAAGTGCTGGTCTCTTCAGAGGACAGTCATGTGCCCGCGGTTCATCTCGAAGGGGAATGGAACGAGGATGAATCCGTCGGAAGAGGCGGCTCGGGTATCGGTATGGTCAAGGCGACCGTAGCAAGCATGGGCGGCTCGGGATCGGGTATTGCAACCCCAGTCGGATCAAGCTGGATGAATGGAGAACGCGTGGCGATCCAAAAGATCCCAACGGCCCGACCTCCGCTCCCCAATGAATCTACTTGA
- a CDS encoding ATP-dependent RNA helicase SUV3L, mitochondrial: MIPKHLVWSVGVIDEIQMLADPQRGGAWTSAVLGLAAKELHLCGEDTVVDLVRELCRMTGDELIVNRYERLTPLEVAPYSLEGKLKNVDRGDCVVTFSRNDIFMTKRKIEKETGLRCAVVYGRLPPEVRSEQAQLFNDEESGYDVIVASDSVGMGLNLKIKRVVFLKTDKWNGKQDVPLSVPLIKQIAGRAGRFGLIKSKDKDKDTDADASSNKTHPGSMNAAQVASIAASQPPGLVTALRDDSLERVKEALSTSNPKVEHARVDIANPNTQALAQALPPGTGITDLLETMRLLARLPPHTKLGLPNLEQRAPMPSKLHVFNFDSDRPDDVSFDIDLLTRSLPISERLVLAQAPVRWRDPTARKAGLAFIKAYEAKMHVNIRKELRGFGLVEALEDVQELKEKWRRQQKYTNKRKLPEDYRSSILDQDDLARLDSTTLSNLESLHSTLVLYMWLSFRLPLGFYQAPEAQMMKAEVERGIEWCLEMIREGKKKHVERVMESEEEKDRVEKIEYLSRDAVQKWRREGATPTAWSNLLDGARRAGEAV, from the exons ATGATACCAAAGCACCTCGTCTGGTCCGTCGGCGTCATCGACGAAATCCAGATGCTCGCCGACCCGCAGCGCGGAGGCGCATGGACGAGCGCCGTGCTGGGTCTCGCGGCCAAGGAGCTGCATTTGTGCGGCGAAGACACCGTGGTGGACCTCGTTCGAGAACTGTGCCGAATGACGGGGGACGAGCTTATCGTTAATCGATACGAACGTCTCACCCCTCTCGAAGTCGCGCCGTATTCCTTGGAGGGGAAACTCAAAAACGTCGATCGCGGGGATTGCGTGGTGACGTTTTCGAGAAACGATATATTCATGACCAAGCGCAAGATCGAAAAGGAAACGGGGCTCAGGTGTGCGGTCGTTTATGGTCGGCTGCCGCCTGAAGTGAGGAGCGAACAGGCGCAGCTGTTTAATGACGAGGAGAGCGGGTACGATGTCATTGTTGCGAGCGACTCGGTCGGGATGGGCTTAAACCT CAAAATTAAACGCGTTGTATTCCTCAAAACCGATAAATGGAACGGCAAACAAGACGTACCGCTCTCAGTCCCACTCATCAAACAAATCGCAGGCCGAGCCGGACGATTCGGGTTGATCAAGTCCAaggacaaagacaaagatacAGACGCTGACGCGAGCTCGAACAAAACCCACCCGGGCTCAATGAACGCTGCGCAAGTCGCTTCGATCGCGGCCTCCCAGCCTCCAGGTCTGGTCACGGCCCTGCGCGACGACTCGCTCGAACGAGTCAAGGAAGCGCTAAGCACGTCGAATCCCAAAGTCGAGCACGCACGAGTGGATATTGCGAATCCGAACACCCAG GCTCTGGCACAAGCACTCCCACCAGGCACAGGCATAACCGACCTGCTCGAAACGATGCGCCTCCTCGCTCGTCTCCCACCACACACCAAACTCGGTCTTCCCAACCTCGAACAACGAGCGCCTATGCCATCCAAACTACACGTGTTCAACTTTGACTCGGACCGTCCGGACGACGTTTCGTTCGATATCGACCTCTTGACTCGTTCGCTCCCCATTTCCGAACGCCTCGTTCTCGCGCAGGCGCCCGTGAGATGGCGAGATCCTACGGCGCGAAAGGCAGGGCTGGCGTTTATCAAAGCGTACGAGGCGAAAATGCACGTCAATATTCGGAAAGAGCTCCGCGGGTTCGGGTTGGTCGAGGCACTCGAGGACGTGCAAGAGTTAAAAGAAAAGTGGAGGAGACAGCAAAAGTATACCAACAAGCGAAAGTTGCCGGAAGACTACCGGTCCTCGATTCTCGATCAAGACGATCTTGCTCGGCTGGATTCAACAACATTGTCCAACTTGGAATCCTTGCATTCGACGTTGGTGTTGTACATGTGGTTGTCGTTTAGGTTGCCATTGGGATTCTATCAGGCTCCCGAGGCCCAGATGATGAAGGCTGAAGTCGAGAGGGGGATCGAGTGGTGTCTCGAGATGATTCGGGAAGGGAAAAAGAAACATGTCGAGAGGGTTATGGAGAGTGAAGAAGAGAAAGACAGAGTGGAAAAGATTGAATATCTCTCCAGGGATGCGGTCCAAAAGTGGAGAAGAGAGGGAGCGACACCTACCGCTTGGTCGAATTTGCTCGATGGTGCACGACGAGCGGGAGAGGCCGTCTGA
- a CDS encoding P-loop containing nucleoside triphosphate hydrolase protein has protein sequence MIAPRRLGILAVRAIPNAKRPLHSSAVLLRVGPKRTPPTNRFNSRPVSPSRVRAPLKHALPLARPGKPRTAEQVRVGLLRDVEAWCLRFAPTHIASLGIPEHLAKQWLKLFPLVVKDELEALGEDQQPGSSDNAYKWDLESIATDMLDDAQFGTSRAYMTRFVDFALSRLASQQQQEPPSSSSEIDQLSASLEALRQATDLRHMIEWYPLARSMRRKIIMHVGPTNSGKTYNALQALAGAESGVYAGPLRLLAHEVWTRINRGSIAPKSETVDLDDAAPTWSSPNPKTQTPVPSLSPSPPLLLLLLKSTPAGPAI, from the coding sequence ATGATCGCCCCTCGGAGACTAGGCATCCTTGCCGTTCGAGCCATACCCAATGCTAAGCGGCCTCTGCACTCCTCGGCTGTGCTATTAAGAGTTGGGCCTAAACGGACTCCCCCCACCAATCGGTTCAATTCTCGACCTGTCTCTCCATCTCGAGTCCGAGCTCCGCTTAAACATGCCTTGCCACTTGCGAGACCTGGCAAACCACGTACGGCTGAGCAAGTGCGCGTGGGGCTTTTACGAGACGTCGAAGCGTGGTGTCTCCGTTTCGCACCAACCCATATCGCATCTCTTGGAATTCCCGAACACctggccaaacaatggctcaaGCTCTTTCCGCTCGTGGTTAAAGACGAGCTCGAAGCTCTCGGGGAAGACCAACAACCAGGTTCTAGTGATAATGCATACAAATGGGACCTCGAGTCTATCGCAACAGACATGCTCGACGACGCCCAATTCGGTACTTCTCGAGCATACATGACCCGTTTCGTCGACTTTGCACTCTCCCGTCTTGCCTCCCAACAGCAGCAAGAGCCGCCATCATCGTCATCCGAAATCGACCAACTGTCAGCATCCCTCGAGGCACTCCGACAAGCAACAGACCTACGACACATGATTGAATGGTACCCCCTCGCACGCTCCATGAGACGCAAAATCATCATGCACGTCGGCCCCACCAACTCTGGAAAAACCTACAACGCCCTGCAAGCCCTCGCGGGAGCCGAGTCAGGCGTATACGCCGGACCTCTACGTTTGCTCGCGCACGAAGTCTGGACGCGGATCAACAGAGGGAGCATCGCTCCTAAATCCGAAACCGTCGACTTGGACGACGCGGCGCCCACGTGGTCGTCACCGAATCCCAAGACCCAGACTCCGGTGCCGTCCCTATCCCCGTCCCCGCCCctcctcctgctcctcctAAAGTCTACGCCGGCCGGCCCTGCAATCTGA
- a CDS encoding Serine/threonine-protein kinase: MSPTESNGSPRSTTSRTSAFFASGFGSSAGPTPAPPTPLVKSKSISRLHQPSRSSTMSSSSTSGNSNNDDGSSTFAFNSGMGGASVNRSASDSKFRQPPRKATANDSFFSQSAATLMPEPPPSLSRRPSARSQHGPTSRRPGTPDRDAGPSLSLSPDRAARLPPRERFFPSRSNVDRRDQWEEATGGGGGDTWAGYGSPPGLSGFASAASLGGLASWENRRWGGSQASTGWSGGSSRGASPARPETRAFVDLDEGVGVGGGGTMEPRRPSLEEVGQQQQQQLGAKDKPAPTVTTSLSADWRALANENTPRPVTASLPAPINLTHQKKPVRSAHARAGGGEIAQHHHHHHPPLHREHSNLHPSNPDVPRPPSPRVGTLLCDSDVKLKLISRLGVGAFSCVWLAEDEEGSLAVGDRRAHSTSEAKRRRDRRMHGLRPSALGAE; the protein is encoded by the coding sequence ATGTCGCCTACCGAGAGCAACGGGAGTCCACGCTCGACCACGAGCCGCACGAGCGCGTTCTTCGCATCGGGCTTTGGCTCCTCAGCTGGGCCCACTCCTGCTCCGCCCACTCCACTCGTCAAGTCAAAGTCCATCTCCCGGCTCCACCAGCCCTCTCGTTCCTCGACCATGTCCTCCTCGTCCACTTCgggcaacagcaacaacgaCGACGGCAGCAGCACGTTTGCGTTCAACTCTGGGATGGGCGGCGCCAGCGTTAATCGCTCCGCCTCGGACTCAAAGTTTCGTCAGCCTCCACGCAAGGCGACGGCCAACGATTCGTTCTTTAGCCAGAGCGCCGCGACGCTCATGCCCGAGCCGCCCCCGAGCCTGTCCCGCCGCCCGTCTGCGCGGAGCCAACATGGCCCGACGAGCAGGAGACCGGGCACGCCCGATCGGGATGCGGGTCCGAGTTTGTCCTTGTCCCCCGACAGGGCGGCGCGACTTCCTCCCCGCGAACGGTTCTTCCCGTCTCGTTCCAACGTTGACCGGCGTGATCAGTGGGAAGAAGCgactggtggtggtggaggtgataCCTGGGCTGGATACGGTAGTCCGCCTGGGTTGAGCGGATTTGCGAGTGCAGCGAGTTTGGGTGGACTCGCGTCTTGGGAGAATCGGCGCTGGGGAGGGTCGCAGGCGAGTACAGGCTGGTCGGGCGGGAGCTCGCGCGGAGCGTCGCCTGCCCGTCCCGAAACGCGCGCATTTGTCGACTTGGATGAAGGAGTGGGTGTTGGGGGAGGAGGCACTATGGAACCTAGGAGACCGTCGCTTGAAGAAGTTggacaacagcaacaacaacagcttGGTGCCAAGGATAAGCCAGCACCCACGGTGACGACATCACTCTCGGCCGACTGGCGCGCGCTCGCAAATGAAAATACCCCGCGGCCGGTTACGGCTTCGTTGCCTGCCCCGATCAACTTGACGCATCAGAAGAAACCGGTGAGAAGTGCTCATGCTCGTGCTGGCGGGGGTGAGATTGCGCAAcaccatcatcatcatcatccacCGCTCCATCGTGAACACTCAAATCTCCACCCCTCGAATCCGGACGTTCCGAGACCGCCTTCTCCACGCGTTGGGACCCTCTTGTGCGACTCGGATGTCAAACTCAAGTTGATCAGCCGATTAGGAGTCGGCGCATTTAGTTGTGTCTGGTTAgccgaggacgaggagggaAGTCTGGCGGTCGGAGATCGAAGAGCGCACAGTACGAGCGAAGCCAAACGTCGAAGGGACAGACGGATGCACGGTCTTCGCCCCTCTGCCCTCGGCGCAGAATGA